A stretch of DNA from bacterium:
CCATAAAAAGGTTGCCTGTATATTACCATAACAGCTACCCTGAACCCAATAAAACCAAGCATTTGGGCAACAGGCCGTCACGGCCTGGCCCCCGGAAGGCCCCATTACAATCCGTACATGTACGGAGGCCAACTTATGGCAGAAATAGCAAATTAAAGGGGTATTGTACAGAATTCACTTAACAATCAAGCTATGATTATTATAATTTATGCTTGACATTCTTTTTTCTTGGTTTATTATTGAAATCAAGATAACAAGAAATGGATGTCAGGCATGAAAAAGACAAAGCATTTCGGAATCAGGATGTCACAGAGAGGCGTTACCCGGGAAATGGTCGATTTCGTATTGGAACTGGGTGGCCAGGACGGTGACATGATCTCTCTCTCCAAAAAAGAGCTTGAGGGCCTCAAGGCGGAACTGGATCGCAGGGAAAAGGCTTACAGGCAAAGAGGGTTGGATTCCCAAACCAGAGAGTTGGGGCTCAAAAAACGGGTAACCATGAAGCTCCTGGACAAAGGCGGCCTGGTTGTTGTCACTGAAGGCGGCCATTTGATCACCACTTATCACTACGGCAACGGCCGAAAGCATTGAGGCATTAGTCATGAAGAATAAAGTGCTTTACACAATTTTTGACAGGTTTCGTGGTCCTTTAAATATTGACTACCAGGCCATCCAGTTTATTGCCCAGCTTGTCGCCTGGCGAAAAATTTCCGAAGAAGGGAAACTGGAAGACGGGCTCAGGTTTCATAGTGTGTGCGATGGAAATATCTCACCTGACAAGATCGCAGTTGCCCTCATGGCTCTTTCGACGCATGATGCATTGGCCGAAAATACCAGAGCCTTCGAGTTGGATGCAGCATGCCTAAAGCGGTTTAGCAGCAGTGAGTTGAGCGATATCTGTGCGGTGATAGATTCCCTGTTCGGTAAGAACATCATCAGTTACAGAGAAACCATTTCCTCTCTAAGCGAAATGGTGC
This window harbors:
- a CDS encoding DUF4258 domain-containing protein → MKKTKHFGIRMSQRGVTREMVDFVLELGGQDGDMISLSKKELEGLKAELDRREKAYRQRGLDSQTRELGLKKRVTMKLLDKGGLVVVTEGGHLITTYHYGNGRKH